Genomic DNA from Euleptes europaea isolate rEulEur1 chromosome 14, rEulEur1.hap1, whole genome shotgun sequence:
GAATTGCATCTCCACAGATTTTCACTAACTTAAACCATCGCAACCGGTGAAACTGCCAGTTATTTATAAGATCAGTACGTGCAACACTAAACCAGCCACATCCCACGTAATTTTAAACTGTTCTTcccttttaaaattccttttaaaAGTGAGAGACTCACTGCTTTTAAAAGAATTGCCTTGTGTTTTTGATCTCATCAACGTGCAGATGAGATGCAGTGtaaatttaaaatgaaattagCATGTGTGTTATTGAACTGCTTGCTATTTTGAAAACCACTTAGTGCCTTTTAGGTTCCTATCTAAGTACTCTGTTTGTCCATTTACAGGTTACAGTTGACACCAGAAGACATGGACAGcggcagtttcatccagtttgaTGTTCCTGAATACAGCAGCACCGTACTGAGCCAGCTGAATGAGCTCCGCCTGCAGGGGAAGCTGTGTGATATCATTGTGCATATCCAGGGCCAGCCATTCAGAGCCCACAAAGCTGTTCTAGCTGCCAGTTCTCCCTATTTTCGTGACCATTCAGCGTTAAGTACCATGAGCGGCCTGTCAATATCAGTCATTAAAAATCCCAGCGTCTTTGAACAGTTGCTTTCTTTTTGTTACACTGGAAGGATGTCCTTGCAGCTAAAGGACGTTGTTAGTTTTTTAACCGCGGCTAGTTTTCTACAGATGCAATGTGTCATCGATAAGTGCACACAAATACTCGAAAGCATCCATTCAAAGATCAGCGTCGGTGAAGTCGACTCTGTCACCATCGGTGCCGAAGATGCTGCTGAAAACCACAATGGGGTTAAAGACAGCAGCTACTTTGCCAATCCAGTCGAAATCTCTCCTCCCTATTGCTCTCAGGTGCGGCAGTCGACGTCAGGCAGCGATCTAAGAATGGAGACGACTCCAACCAAGGTTCTGCGTAACCGTCTGCAAGAAGAAGGCCAATCAGATCGCGGAAGCAGCGGAAGCGTTTCAGAATATGAAGTTCAGATTGAAGGAGATAACGATCAGGGGGACTTGGTAGTAAGAGAGAGCCAGGCTGCCGAGGTGAAAGTGAAAATGGAAAAATCTGATCGGCCAAGTTGCTCAGATAGCTCCTCGCTTGGCGATGATGGGTACCATACTGAAATGGTTGATGGGGAGCAAGTAGTGGCCGTCAACGTTGGCTCCTACGGCTCTGTACTGCAGAATGCTTATTCGTATTCCCATGGTGCATCCCAGCCCGCTGGTGTGTTTGAGGGCTTCGGCAGCCTCAGAAACTCAAGCTCATCAAGGTCCATGCTAGGCTCTTTCCGCGGTCGTGGGCGTCAGAAACGGGTATCTACTAGTCACTTGCATAGT
This window encodes:
- the ZBTB34 gene encoding zinc finger and BTB domain-containing protein 34, with the protein product MDSGSFIQFDVPEYSSTVLSQLNELRLQGKLCDIIVHIQGQPFRAHKAVLAASSPYFRDHSALSTMSGLSISVIKNPSVFEQLLSFCYTGRMSLQLKDVVSFLTAASFLQMQCVIDKCTQILESIHSKISVGEVDSVTIGAEDAAENHNGVKDSSYFANPVEISPPYCSQVRQSTSGSDLRMETTPTKVLRNRLQEEGQSDRGSSGSVSEYEVQIEGDNDQGDLVVRESQAAEVKVKMEKSDRPSCSDSSSLGDDGYHTEMVDGEQVVAVNVGSYGSVLQNAYSYSHGASQPAGVFEGFGSLRNSSSSRSMLGSFRGRGRQKRVSTSHLHSDVPGLIQGADGESAGSHLGYESSPRERNSRGHLCAYSERLICIYCGKSFNQKGSLDRHMRLHMGITPFVCKYCGKKYTRKDQLEYHIRGHTDDKPFRCEVCGKCFPFQGTLNQHLRKNHPGVAEVRSRIESPERTEAYMEQRDDDASASETLDYSMDIHTSD